The Fulvivirga maritima genome segment GTTTTTCTAAGTCAGGAATGTCATAACCGTTTACAGAAAAGCCAAATTTCATTTGAGCTTCTACTTTATCACCTTCGGTAACGGCTACCTCTCTCATGTTATCACACAAACGAGCGAATTTAGCTCCTTGCCAGTCTGCCCAGCCAGATGCTACACGGCACCAAACGCCTAATTTCTTCTGTACAGAGTCAGTTTCCCAGTGACCTACTATCACTTTTCTGTTCTTTCTCATACGAGACATCATAAAACCAAACTCACGGTCACCATGTGCCGACTGGTTTAGGTTCATAAAGTCCATATCAATGGTAGACCATGGAATCTGAGCATTGAACTGAGTGTGCAAATGCACCATTGGCTTTTTCAGGATGCTTAAACCGGCGATCCACATTTTAGCAGGAGAGAAAGTATGCATCCAGGCTACAATACCGATACAGGCAGAAGAAGAATTAGCCTCAAGCATCAGCTTCTGAATCTCTTCTGAAGTAGTAAGTAAACCTTTGTAAACAATTTTTACAGGTATTCTACTACTGCCGTTGAGTCCTTTTACTACCTCTTCAGAATGAGAGGCTACTTGCTGAAGTGCTTCATCTCCATATAAATGCTGGCTTCCCGTTACGAACCACACTTCATTTTGTGAAATATCGATCATTTTATTTTATAATCTATTTTATTAATTACTCTTTAATTTTGTCCGTAATAAGCATTTTTACCATGCTTTCTTTGGTAATGCTTATTGATCAGGGCATCTTTCAAACGAGGTGCCTCTGGGTTAATCTGTAAAGTAAGGTATGCCATACGACCTAGCTCTTCCATTACTTTGCTATTATACACTGCTTTAGCAGGAGTTTTTCCCCATGAAAATGGTCCATGATTTCCTAAAAGCACCATTTCTACTTCTTTATGAGAAATGCCTTTGGCTGCGAAGCAATCTAATATTTGCTTGCCCGTCATGTGCTCATAGTCGCCTTCAATGTATTCATCTGGCATGGGTGGTGCACAAGGAATATCAGCCACTAAATGGTCTGCATGCGTAGTACCGAAGATGGGAATATCTCTCTGCGCCTGCGCCCAAGCTACAGAGTAAGTAGCATGTGTATGAGCTATACCGCCTATATCTTCCCATTGGCTGTAGAGATAAGCGTGGGTCTTAGTATCTGATGAAGGTCGCATTGATCCTTCTACCAGATTATTTTCAAAGTCTACAATTACCATGTCCTCTGGTTTCAAATCATCATAAGGAACACCGCTTGGTTTTATTGCGAATACGCTGTCATCTCTATCTACCGCACTTACATTTCCAAAAGTGTAAATTACCAGATCAAGAGCAGGAAGCTGCATATTGGCCTCATAGCATTCCCTTTTCAGCTCTTTATATTTACTCATGTATTTGTTCTTTTTGTTTTTTCGAAGTCATTGATTCTACAAAAGCTCCCAGCTTAGTGTATTGATCAAAAAGGCCTTTGTACAGCTCTACCTGATCAGGCTGAGGTAGATATTCTGCCTCAAAGCCACTACCCATATGACGAGAAGCTTCTTGAATGTTAGTATATACGCCAGCGGCAACAGCAGCATACATAGCCGCGCCCAGAGCAGGTGCCTGCTCCGAAACGGCTATTTTAATCGGCATATTTAAAACGTTGGCCAGGGTTTGCATTATAAAAGGTGACTTTTTAGCCACGCCCCCTATACCTACCACTTTATCTATTTGAACGCCCTCGTTTACAAAGCGATCTACAATATTTTTAGCTCCAAAGCAGATGGCCTCTACCAGCGCTCTGAAAATATGCGGAGCCTGTGTACCTAAAGTAAGGTTCATCATGGCACCTTTCAAGGCCTGATTGGCATCTGGTGTTCTTCTTCCATTTACCCAATCCAGCGCTACAGGAGCACTCTCAGAAACAGGTATTTTTTCAGCCGCCGCAGATAAGTCTTTAATCAGATTCTTCTTGATCTCGGCTATCAGCTTGGTTTTAGTTTCTTCATCTATTAACTCTGACTGAGTAAGCAGGTTGTTTACAGGCCAGTTAAGGATGTCTCCAAACCAGGCCAGTACATCACCAAAAGCAGATTGACCGGCTTCCAGCCCTACCATACCAGGTATTACAGAGCCATCTACCTGACCACAGATACCTTCTACAAGGTTATCTCCTACAGCCTCATTAGATGCTACAATTATGTCACAAGTAGAAGTACCCATTACTCTTACTAAGGTGTGCTCTTCTACCTCTGCGCCTACAGCTCCGGAGTGAGCATCAAAAGTACCTACGGTTACTACTGTTTCTTCAGTAAGGCCCAGCTTTTCTGCCCACTCTTTGCTAAGCTTACCAGCTACCTGATCAGAGGTATAAGTTTCCTGGTACAAATTGCTTTTAAGGGTGATTAAGTGAGGATCTAACTGAGAAAGGAAATTATCTTCAGGAAGGCCGCCCCAGTCTGCATGCCACATGGCTTTATGACCAGCAGCACAACGGCTTCTTTTGAAAGAAGGCAAATCTTTATCAGAAATAAGCCAGTAAGTCATCAAATCACAATGTTCCATCCAGGTCCATGCACTGTCACTTACTGCTTTGTCTTCTCTTATGATATGTAAAATTTTAGCCCAAAACCATTCAGATGAGTAGATACCGCCTTCATATTTAGTGAAGTCCTCTCCCCCCAGCTCTTTGCCAGGTGATTTATTTCAGCGGCCTCGTCTATAGCTGTGTGGTCCTTCCAAAGAATCATCATGGCATTAGGGTTTTCTTCAAAACCTTCTACCAGCGCTAGTGGCCGACCGTCTTTATGCATAGGCACCGGTGATGAGCCAGTAGTATCTATAGAAATACCCTTGATGTGTTCAGGGGCTATTTTTGATTGCTTTACTACTTCTTTGATAGTAGCCTCTAGCCCTTCTATGTGATCAAGAGGGTGTTGACGAAATTGGTTGTCTTCTGGCTTACAGTATTTTTTCTGTTTCCATCTTTCATACCAATGAACATGAGAGGCTAACTCCTCTCCATTAGCTGCATTGATTAATACAGCACGTACTGAATCAGTCCCGAAATCAAGACCTATTACGTAGTCATTCTTCATAGCGCTTGTTCAAAAATTTTTTAATTTTTTCTAAAGTAAGAAAAATAATTTAATAAGTGTATTTTTTACAATTAAAATTTAATACAACAATTATTCTCTCTCAACCAGAACTGAAAATCGAAATAAAGTCAACTTTCTTCTTGTAAAATCTTATTGTATCAGAGATCCCGGGAAATAAAAAAGGATGTGTGCTGAAACAAAACCTGAACACTGCCAGCACACATCCACATTTGTTTATAATAATCTGATAGATCTAAAATTAACTAACAGGCTATTAAAAAGAGTAAGCATCCTCTAATATTTCTTTAGTTTATGTCCTTCAATTTTACTCTTTACTAATTTTCTTTACATATGAACCAGAAGCATTTTCATAAGAAAGAATATAAATGCCTTTAGGTAAAGTCGAAACATTTACCTGATGAGCATTCCCTTTAAAGCTTTCTTGCTTCATCAGCTTACCTTCAACATCTATAATTTTAAGTGTAGTAACCCCCTCGGTTGTTTCAGGCAATATAATATTAACCTGATCAATAACAGGGTTAGGATAAACGCCTGAAAGCTCATTACTAACTTCTCCTTGATCTAAGCGTACAGTCTGTAAACTGGCAGATACAGCATCCATTCTGAATTGCTGATTAGTACTTTGTGAGTTACAATCATACTGAAACACGTTAGCACCGTCATCAGTAGAGAAGCTGTTTACATCTAAACATTTGCCAGTAGCCACTGATCTAATAGAATAATAGCCACTACCTCTATTTACCAATTCCCATTTTTGACAATCATTGTTGAGCCAGCTCCAAAGTCTAACATTGGTTGCATTGGCACTATTACAATCTTCTAAATCAAGCGCTTGATTTGGAGCACTGACCGGAGAAATACGGTAACTTCCTCCCATCTGTGTAAAATTCCATTTTTGACAATTATTATTCAACCAAGACCACTGTTGTACATTGGTTCCGTCTGTGTTACCACAGTCTACTACATCAAGCGCTTTTCCGCTATGTCTTGGTGTAATACGGTATGTGCCTGAAGGTACTCCAGGACCTGACGGCGGCGTGCCTACATATGGCCATCCGTTTGCAACTCCAAAATCTGATCTTACCATAAGTTTGGCATTACCGTTGTCATTCCCATCATAAAAATGGTAAGTAAGTCTCCCCTGTCCATATCCAAAATGTCCCGGTCCTATAATGTTTCCATTTCTATTGGGCAAAAACACTCTTTCTCCTGTGTATGGCCCTGTAATACTGGTTGACCGTGCTACTACTATATAATAACCAGAATTTACGCCATTACAGCATAATCCTCTTTGATAAAATAGATAGTAATAACCTCCAGCTTTATACAGGCCTGGTCCCTCTACTTGGCCGGATACTAAATGGGTAGTGCCTGATATTGGTTTTCCTGTACTAGTGCTTAACTCAATTATATCTATTCCACTTTGCCAGTTTCCCCAAGACATCCATAATCTGCCATTATCTAAAAGTAAAGCTGGATCTATGGCGTTATTACCTGCCACGACCATACCTCTATCTGTCCAAGGACCAGCAAGGTTAGTAGCAGTAGCTACTCCTATAGCTGCCGGAGCACCATTACCAGCACATGAATAGTAAAGAAAGTACGTATTACCTATTTTAATCACATCTGGTGCCCAAAAAAAACCATTAAAGCCGTCTACATAATTGCTTATCCATCCTGGCCAGGTACCTGGAGCAAAAGGTGTTGGTTCTGGTCTCCAGTCACTAAAATTAGCATTACTGGATGACATGGCCCAAACACCATTTCCTGTGGTAAAAATCCAGTATCTTCCATCGACATTTCTGACCATTGTGGAAGGATCATGGCTCGGTGGGTATTGAGCCCAAGAGGCTACCGAAATCAGAAAAAAGGAAACAAGAAATATCCATTTCCTAAAACATTGAATTGATTTGTTTTTAACTTTTCCCATCATTTTAGATTTATTTATTGGTTGAACATTAAAATACCTGCCCAGCACTTAAAGAAAGTGCTGCTTACAGGTTTAGCCTTAATCAGGAAGAATACCTTTTTCTGTTTGCACTATTTTCTTTATGGTGCCATCTTCATTATAATATAGCTGATCAATACATACAGAACGTCTGAATTCTCCTCCATCAGGAAGCTTTGCATTATGATAAATAAAATACCATGTGTCTTTATATTCCAGAATAGCCTGGTGATTAGTAGGTGAATTAGGTATTCTGTCATTTAAGCGGCCTTTGTATTCCCACGGTCCTTCAGGGCTGGTAGCCATAGCATAGTCTATATACTCAGGGTAGTCAGCCGCAAAGCTTAAGTAGTAATACTCTCCTCTTTTATGCACCCAGGGAGCCTCTGTGAAGTTAGGCAGATCGATAACATGAATATCTCCATCAAGCTCTATCATATTATCTTTAAGCTTAGCCCATTTGCATACAGTATTTCCCCAGTAAATATAGGCTTGCCCGTCATCATCAATAAATACCGCTGGGTCTATATCATCCCATGTAATATCTGTTTGAGTAGTCATATCATTAGTAATCAGAGCTTTTCCCAACGCATCTTTAAAAGGGCCTTTGGGGCTATCGGCTACAGCCACACCTATAGCTTTACCTGGTACTGTAGCATGCTCTAAAGTAACATACCAATAGAATTTACCATCCTTCTCTACTACATGAGAAGCCCAGGCATCTGCTTTAGCCCATGAAAAGTCAGTGGTTTTTAAAGTAGGACCATGATTCTCGAAATGGATCATATCAATGGTGGTAAATAGCAGCCAGTTTTTCATCCAAAAGCCTTTTTTACCCACCTCCTGTTCATCATGACCGGTATATAAGTACAGCGTATCATTATAAACCATAGCCGCCGGATCAGCGGTATATACGTCTTTAATAACTGGGTTATAGGCTTGCGTACTATCTTGCTTTTCTTCCGTTTGCACTGATGGCTCTTCACTAGAAGTTTCCTTTTTAGAACAAGAGCATAAAGCAGCAACTAAAAGCAATGAATAGAAGAGTTTTAATTTCATAGTTAAGTGATTCTTATTTAGACAAAACGCTCTGATCTATGACAGGCCAGAAGTCACTATCCCAGTTGATTTTTGTGATTTTTAATTTTGGTTTACCGTCATCATTCATGTCGTAACCATGAAATACCAGATAATCCTCTCCATCAAAAGTATAGGTAGAGTTATGCCCTACTCCGGGCCATTTTTTGTTTCCACTTAATAGTATTGTACCTCCCCCTTTGGCCATATCTTTCCCTTCTTTATCTAGATATGGACCTGTAACCTTTTCAGAACGACCAACAACCATTTTATAAGTACTTTCGGCTCCTCTACAGCAATAATCCCAAGAGGCAAATAGGTAATAATATCCATTCTTTTTAAAGATAAAGGGAGCTTCAATTGCTGCATCTCCAGGCTCCTTATCATCTAAAAAATCAGTTCTTTTACGGGCAGCAATGGTGTACCACTCCTGTGGCTCAGCCAGTGCAGTACGATCTTCGCTTAAGCGCACTAACTTAAGTCCACCCCAAAAAGAGCCAAAGCTCATCCAAGGAGTACCATTATCATCTTCTACCAAATTAGGGTCAATGGCATTCCAAAAATCACGGTTAGGCACTGATTGCACTACCATCCCTTTGTCTATCCACTTAAAATCTTTATCTGCAGGATCTAGTGTTTTATTCATAACCAACCCAATGGCTGATGTATTTTTAGCAAAAGCCGAAACAGAATAATAGAGATAATACCAGCCATCATGATATGAAATATCTGGCGCCCAGATATGACCTTTAAATTCTTTCACTGTTTCTAAAGCCCAAGAAGGGGGCTCAGCAAAAACCGAGGCCTCCTTCTTCCAATCTTTCATGTTTTCTGAGCTATAAACCGCAATACCCCAGCCGGTGCAAAACAGATAATACTTACCTTCTTCTTTTGCCACCACTGGATCATGCACTAAAATATCACTGCTCTGTGTGCAACCTAACAATGGCAGCAACAAGATAAATGACAATAGTATTATTGTTCTTTTCATGTTATTTTAGCTTAGCTCTGAGTACATAAAATGCATTAGGCTCCAGCGTCATTTTTAAAGTACCACCTTTAATTTTGATCTCACTACTTTGAGGACTTACCTTTTTAGGAGCTTCCAATGAGTTAACTGCGTTCATATCATCTGACTTTAATAGCTGCTGAGTAGCTTTAGAGGCAAACTTCTTCCCTTTGGGAGCCAGGGTAATTTCTTTGGCAGAAGCATTAGCATTTACCATTTTTATAATCACTTCTCCTGTTTTATCATCAATCACAGCAGAAGCATATAATTTATCCTGACCTTTAACAGGCTCATTATTACCCGTTAAAGAAAGTAAATCTGTACCGCTATTGGTAGAAAAAAGCTTTTGTACATAGTAATTCGGTGTACCGTATGATTTCACATTATCAAACCAAATCAGATCAGGAGTCCATTGCCAGGCATCTACATGAGCAAATAGCGGAGCATAAGAAGTCATATACACCACATCAGCATTACGCTCCAGCCCTGTCATGTAAGCAGCTTCTGAAAGGGCGCACTGCCAGCTATTTTTATTTTCCGGACTAGCAATGGCTACACTCTGAGCCGCATACTCACCGGCAAATATTTTATAGCTATCTCTATCATAGCTATCATACCTATCTGCATTTTCTAAAAACCATTGAGGATCTTTATAATAATGCTCATCTACTATTTCAGCATTAATTTTCTTTAGTTCCTTTTCAGCATAGTCAAACTGCTCTCCTTCCGGGAAAGGGCCCGTTCCTGAAACAATAATCATATCCGGGTACTGACTTTTTATGGCTTTGATAAATACCTTAAGTCTTTCGAAGTATTGCGGGCCCCACTGTTCATTACCCACACCAATGTATTTTAAGTCAAAAGGCTCAGGATGGCCCATATCAGATCTTACTTTACCCCATGTAGTACTCACATCACCATTAGCAAACTCTATCAGATCTAGTGCATCATCTACATAAGGATCAAGCTCCTCTAAGGGTACCAACTCGCCAGTATTAAACTGGCAGGCAATACCACAACTCAAAATTGGTAAAGGCTCTGCGCCCATATCTTCAGCTAATTGGAAGTATTCAAAAAAGCCAACACCAAATGTCTGGTAATAATCAGGAGTAGGTCTGTGACTAAACTCTGTGTTCCAGCGATTAACGATCATTTTTCTATCTGCTACATGACCTACTGTTTTTTTCCACTGATATCTTTTGGCTAAGGTTCTACCTTCTACAATACAACCACCAGGAAATCTCAAGAAACCAGGATCAAGATCAGCCAGTAACTGTACCAAATCCTTACGAAGTCCCATTTCCCTGCCTTTCCAGGTATCTTTTGGGAAGAGAGAAATCATATCCAGGTCTATCTCTCCTTTACCCTCAAAAGTGACGAGCATTTTAGCCTTAGGTACTGTGGCTGTAGCGGTAATACTGGCCTTGTATACCTCCCAGCTTTTACCATCAGGGGTTATGCTGGCGTTACCTATTTCATTGTTTTTATCATCTATTAATGAGATGTTGATTTTACTGATGCCGGATTGTGTGGCTTTAGCCCAAAGCGAAAGGTTATAAGCAGCCCCTTCTTTAATCCCCATACCTCTGAAGCCTTCATTGATCAGCTTATAACCATCGGCATCTTTTACTACAATTCGGGCAAAATGATTATTAGGTTCATCTCCTTCTTTAATGACCTTAGCAATACCTGATTTTTCATTCATAGAATGCCTGTCACTATTAGGTTCCAACCAGCCCATCATAGGCTCATCAAATTCAAATGAACGATTTTTAACTAATTCGGCATAGATACCTCCATCAGCAGCAAAGTTGATATCCTCGAAAAAGATACCGTACATGGTAGGCTGTATCTTGGCTACTGGCTTAGTATCCAGTTGCCACTGGGCATCTTGAGCAAAAGCCGAACTGCCCCAACTGGTAATAAGGGCGGCAATAATATATTTAGTTATTCTCATGTTTACGTTTTATTTTAACTCTAATACCACTACTGAAAAAGGTGGCATTTTTACACTTAACTTTCCTTTTTTGGATTTAAAATCTTTAAAAGCAGCAGGCTTAATATTCTCTGGTTTTTCAAAAGTATTATGATCTTGCAGCTTAGCAGAAGTGAGTATAGTACCAGTAATATCCTTCATGTTAAGCGCTGCCAGATCTACTTCTATAGTCTGTTCTTTTTTTGAATCTATATTTACTAATGAAATATGTACAGCTCCATTTTTAGCTTTTGAGGCAGCAACCGAAACGGCTGGCAATTTCTTTCCTTCAAATTCATAATCAGGAGTTTCTAAGGTCAATGGAATAAGCTGAGCGTCCTGATGCACCTTATACATATTCATGACATGATAAGTAGGTGTAAGAATCATGTTTTTACCATCAGTAAGAATAACGGCCTGAAGCACATTTACTGTTTGTGCCAGATTGGCCATTCTCACTCTATCACTGTGGTTATTAAATATATTTAAAGTGGTACCGGCTATCATAGCATCGCGCATAGTGTTTTGCTGATATAAGAAACCAGGGTTAGTACCTTCTTCTACATTATACCAGCCGCCCCACTCATCTACAACCAGAGCTATTTGCTTTTTAGGGTCATACTTATCCATAATGGCAGTATGCTTATTTACCAGTTCTTCCATTTTCAAAGCGGTTTGCATGGTAGAAAAATATTGTGCCTCACTAAAACCAGCTGCAGAACCCTTATCATTCCATTCCACAAAAGAATAAGAGTGCAGCGCCACGCCTTCAATCAGGTTCTTAGGAATATCTCTCATAAGCACCTCCGTCCAATGATAATCATCTACATTAGCTCCGGAGGCAATACGGAAAAGGCTATCAGTATTAGACCAGTCAGTCATAAAAGTAGCATACTGACGATACAGGTTTGCGTAATATTCAGGAGTCATATTACCTCCACAGCCCCACATTTCATTACCTACACCCCAAAAAGTAACATCCCAGGGATCTTTACGGCCATTTTCAAGTCTTAGCTTAGACATAGGGCTTCCGCCTTCATGGCCTACATATTGTACCCAGTCAGTTAACTCCTTTACTGTGCCACTACCTACATTAGCCGCCAAGTAAGGCTCCGTACCTAATTCTTCACACATATTTAGAAAATCATGAGTACCAAAGCTATTATCTTCAGTTACCCCACCCCACCAGCGATTCACTATGGTAGGCCTATCTTCTTTTGGACCAATACCGTCTTGCCAATGATAAGTATCTGCAAAGCAGCCTCCGGGCCATCTTAAATTGGGTATCTGTAGCTCTTTTAGAGCTTCAATGATGTCATTTCTAACACCATTGGTATTCGGTATTTCACTATTTCCTTCTCCTACATAAAAGCCATCATAAATACAACGGCCAAGGTGCTCTGCAAAATGACCATAGATGTGCTTATTTATGATTGGGGCATCTTCCTTTAGCTGAAGCGTTACAGTGGCATCTTGACCATAGGTAACACTCACAGAGAATAAGAAGATGATCAGGTTCAGGTATAAAAAGTTTAATTTCATTTATTTATGATTAACTGTATTTACAAGACTTATAACAGAAGTAACAACCGTGGTTTCTAAGGAAATGCGGCCATCAAATCTAATTTTAAAAAATTTCTAGAACTTCCTCTTTAATTAAGACATAGGCCTAATTTCCCTTGAAATTCTAGATTCTTTTTTCATGGAAAAGCCAGAAGTCATTATTTCAATGTACGAAGCAAAAAGCCTCCTTACTATCAAAAGGAGGCTCCTTTACTCTGCCTCCTAATTAGCAGAATTAGGCTTTAAGTTTTTATTAACATCCAATTCTATCTGAGGTATAGGTAAATACTCATTTCCTGGAGTCCAACTGTCAAAATCGCTATCGTGAGCTTTTAATTCTGCTAATTTTTCAGAATCGTAGAGCCATCCCCATCTAATAATATCATGAATCCTAATACTTTCAATGGCCAATTCAAGAGCTCTTTCATGAGCAATCTGATCTCTCATCTCTTCCGCTGTCATATCAGGTCTTACAGTTGTCAAATCTGGTAATTCTACCCTATCTCTAACCTCTTGAATATACTGATATGCTTCGTCCGTTCTACCATCTTCATTCAATGCTTCGGCATACATTAACAGTACATCTGCATATCTCAAAATCCTATAGTTAATACCTGAATTTTCTGTACCGTTGTTTTCATTAGTATAACCTTCTATACCATCATGTGTATATTTTTTGGGATAAATACTAGTTTCCGGGTTGATCCATCTACCTCCATATGCGATTTCTGACACACCTTCTTCATAAAAAGAAATAGTAGAAAAAAGCCTGGGGTCATAATCTCCATCTACAGTTTTCTCTTCCTTAAATTCTTCGAAAATCCAGTGAGTAGGAAGAAAATCTGAATAGCCTACACCCTCCATAGCATAAGTATGTCCAACGGAACTCACCTGCCTCCAATTAGCCTGAGGTTCTCCTCCATAATTATAAATTGAGCCCCCTACTGTATTAGGATCAGCAAATTGAATTTCAAATAATGACTCTGAATTATTCTCGTTAAATGGTTTAAAATTATCTCTATAATCAGGAACTAAGCTATAGACATTCAACTCAGGGCCTTCTACCAAAAGTTTAAATTCCTCTATCGCTCTTTTCCATTCCTTTCTATAAAGTAAGGCTTTTCCCAGCATGCCCGTAGCCGCTCCCTTTGTAGCTCTTCCCGTTTGTCCCTGATCGGGTCCTACCACACTATTGTAAGAAATCGGAAGAAGAGATTTAGCCTTCTCAAAGTCATCAAAAATCTGCGACCAAATCACCTCTTCAGTATCTGTTTCAGGATAATAATCATCTTGAAACTCTGGTATCACTGTGATGATTGGAATTTCTTTATAAGTATTCGCCAAATTAAAAAAGGCAAGTCCTCTCAAAAAGTAGGCCTGTCCTAACAGTCTCTGCTTCAACTCTTCTTCCATCTCAATATCAGGAACATAGGTTAAAACCTGATTCGCTCTGTAAACAATCTGATAATGAGCTTCCCAGATCCATCTAACCGGGTCTGAGGTAGGAAATATGGTAAAATTAGCTACTTGAACTAAATCTTGCCAAGGGCTATCTCCTGTAAAATCATCACCTCTTCCATCTGTTAATGCAGGGTACATTCTCATATACCCTCCATCTGTAATGAAGCCGGTATAAACTGCATTTACCGCAGCTACGGCCTGATCCTGATTCTTCCAATAATTCTCTGCTGTTTGTGAGTTAGGATTAACCACATCTAGTTTGTCATCACAAGCTGATATTATCACTATCAACATCGCAAGGATTAATTTATACTTTATGAATTTCATTATACTTATGATCTAATAATTATAAACTTAATTGAACACCTAACATTAGAGTTCTTGGTTTTGGAAATGATCCAAAATCGAATCCTGGAGAAAATACTTCTGCTGTGAAATCTGGATTATATCCTTTATATGCTTGGAAAGTATATAAGTTCTGAGCTGTAAAATAAACTCGCGCGCTTGTTATTCCTTTGATTACACCATCTGGCAAGTTATAACCTATAGAAACAGTATTAATTCTTAAATATTTACCATCCTGCAAATACCCTTTTCTGTCAGAATTTCGCTGATTTATATTTGGATCACCATTTATAACTCTAGGGTAATCTGCATCTGTATTTTCAGGAGTCCATCTATCTAATATATCTTCGTGCCTGTTGATATAATCTGTAGTAAGCATAAGATCTCGATACATTCTACTATTTATCTTAAAGCCTGAAGCTCCAGAAGTAAATACAGTTAAATCAAAATTCTTATAGCCCACCGTGAGGTTTAGTCCATAGTTTAAACTGGGAATAGCACTCCCTAGAAAGACCCTATCCGCTTGATCAATTCTTCCATCAGGAGCATCTGGTATGCCATCACCATCAGTATCTACAGTAAGCTGATCTTTAAATATAATATCTCCTGGGGCAGTACCAGCTTCTTGTATAGCATGGTTGGCTACTTCATCTTCACTTTGAAAAATACCTATAGCTTCATACCCAAAGTGCTGGCCTACCTCACTGCCCACCTCTGTTTTAGAGCCTGTTCCATAAATAGGTTCGTTATTTCCTCCTAAGGAGAGGACTTCATTTTTAAGTGTTGTTAAATTAGCAGAAACATCAAAACTCCAGTCTCCGCTATTCTCGTGATAGCCAAGCACAAACTCAAAACCATGGTTACGCATACTTCCGGCATTCACCAGAGGGGTAAAATCTACAGAACCTACAGAAAAAGGAATAGGTACCCCTACTAACAGGTCTTCTGTTTTACTATTATAATATTCTGCAGAGAAGTCTATTTTACCATTAAACATGGATAAGTCAAAACCTATATTAGAAGATGTTTTCACCTCCCATTTAATTGAATCAGACACCACACTTGTCTGTAAGCCTCCTACAACTTTTTCTCCATTAAAATTATAGGGAATATTAGAGTTGATATAGGGTGAGTATAGGTAATCCTCAATATTTTGATTACCTAATTGACCATAACTTGCT includes the following:
- a CDS encoding alpha-N-arabinofuranosidase; this encodes MKLNFLYLNLIIFLFSVSVTYGQDATVTLQLKEDAPIINKHIYGHFAEHLGRCIYDGFYVGEGNSEIPNTNGVRNDIIEALKELQIPNLRWPGGCFADTYHWQDGIGPKEDRPTIVNRWWGGVTEDNSFGTHDFLNMCEELGTEPYLAANVGSGTVKELTDWVQYVGHEGGSPMSKLRLENGRKDPWDVTFWGVGNEMWGCGGNMTPEYYANLYRQYATFMTDWSNTDSLFRIASGANVDDYHWTEVLMRDIPKNLIEGVALHSYSFVEWNDKGSAAGFSEAQYFSTMQTALKMEELVNKHTAIMDKYDPKKQIALVVDEWGGWYNVEEGTNPGFLYQQNTMRDAMIAGTTLNIFNNHSDRVRMANLAQTVNVLQAVILTDGKNMILTPTYHVMNMYKVHQDAQLIPLTLETPDYEFEGKKLPAVSVAASKAKNGAVHISLVNIDSKKEQTIEVDLAALNMKDITGTILTSAKLQDHNTFEKPENIKPAAFKDFKSKKGKLSVKMPPFSVVVLELK
- a CDS encoding alpha-L-arabinofuranosidase C-terminal domain-containing protein, whose protein sequence is MRITKYIIAALITSWGSSAFAQDAQWQLDTKPVAKIQPTMYGIFFEDINFAADGGIYAELVKNRSFEFDEPMMGWLEPNSDRHSMNEKSGIAKVIKEGDEPNNHFARIVVKDADGYKLINEGFRGMGIKEGAAYNLSLWAKATQSGISKINISLIDDKNNEIGNASITPDGKSWEVYKASITATATVPKAKMLVTFEGKGEIDLDMISLFPKDTWKGREMGLRKDLVQLLADLDPGFLRFPGGCIVEGRTLAKRYQWKKTVGHVADRKMIVNRWNTEFSHRPTPDYYQTFGVGFFEYFQLAEDMGAEPLPILSCGIACQFNTGELVPLEELDPYVDDALDLIEFANGDVSTTWGKVRSDMGHPEPFDLKYIGVGNEQWGPQYFERLKVFIKAIKSQYPDMIIVSGTGPFPEGEQFDYAEKELKKINAEIVDEHYYKDPQWFLENADRYDSYDRDSYKIFAGEYAAQSVAIASPENKNSWQCALSEAAYMTGLERNADVVYMTSYAPLFAHVDAWQWTPDLIWFDNVKSYGTPNYYVQKLFSTNSGTDLLSLTGNNEPVKGQDKLYASAVIDDKTGEVIIKMVNANASAKEITLAPKGKKFASKATQQLLKSDDMNAVNSLEAPKKVSPQSSEIKIKGGTLKMTLEPNAFYVLRAKLK
- a CDS encoding RagB/SusD family nutrient uptake outer membrane protein, whose protein sequence is MLIVIISACDDKLDVVNPNSQTAENYWKNQDQAVAAVNAVYTGFITDGGYMRMYPALTDGRGDDFTGDSPWQDLVQVANFTIFPTSDPVRWIWEAHYQIVYRANQVLTYVPDIEMEEELKQRLLGQAYFLRGLAFFNLANTYKEIPIITVIPEFQDDYYPETDTEEVIWSQIFDDFEKAKSLLPISYNSVVGPDQGQTGRATKGAATGMLGKALLYRKEWKRAIEEFKLLVEGPELNVYSLVPDYRDNFKPFNENNSESLFEIQFADPNTVGGSIYNYGGEPQANWRQVSSVGHTYAMEGVGYSDFLPTHWIFEEFKEEKTVDGDYDPRLFSTISFYEEGVSEIAYGGRWINPETSIYPKKYTHDGIEGYTNENNGTENSGINYRILRYADVLLMYAEALNEDGRTDEAYQYIQEVRDRVELPDLTTVRPDMTAEEMRDQIAHERALELAIESIRIHDIIRWGWLYDSEKLAELKAHDSDFDSWTPGNEYLPIPQIELDVNKNLKPNSAN